One Candidatus Eremiobacteraceae bacterium DNA window includes the following coding sequences:
- a CDS encoding aminotransferase class I/II-fold pyridoxal phosphate-dependent enzyme, protein MTLAPFKLERYFARYEFAAPYLLCTSDCEALSLAELLGLEADAREKCSALRLGYVEANGAASVRAGVAALFDRVQPDDVLLHAGSSEAIFAFMTCALEAGDHVIVHHPCYQSHYEVAKSIGCDVTLWCGDERRGWELDVDDLKRALRPNTKAVMITAPHNPTGYLMARATLDAVVALLRERGILLFSDEIFRFIEQYPAERLPGAVDLYERAISVGGLSKTFGLPGVRVGWAVSRERDLLTRMARLKDYLSLCNGATDEFLAGIALRNRHELHGRSLELVVSNLRLLDAFLERHGDLFRWQRPRASTVGLVRYQGASGTAKFCDDVVRESGVLLLPSAELEFGDAHFRVGFGRRDMPAAVSRFEEYLKPGRAAALASN, encoded by the coding sequence ATGACGCTCGCACCATTCAAGCTGGAAAGATATTTCGCGCGCTACGAGTTCGCCGCGCCGTATCTGCTCTGCACGTCCGACTGCGAAGCGCTCTCGCTCGCCGAACTGCTCGGCCTGGAGGCCGACGCACGCGAGAAATGTTCGGCGCTCCGGCTCGGCTACGTCGAGGCAAACGGCGCCGCTTCGGTCCGGGCCGGAGTCGCCGCTCTCTTCGACCGGGTGCAGCCCGACGATGTGCTCCTGCACGCCGGAAGTTCGGAAGCGATCTTCGCCTTCATGACCTGCGCGCTTGAGGCGGGCGACCACGTGATCGTCCACCATCCGTGTTATCAGTCGCATTACGAAGTGGCCAAGAGCATCGGCTGCGATGTCACGTTATGGTGCGGTGACGAACGGCGAGGATGGGAACTCGACGTCGACGATCTCAAACGCGCGCTGCGCCCGAACACCAAGGCCGTCATGATCACCGCGCCCCATAACCCCACGGGATATCTCATGGCGCGGGCGACGCTCGACGCCGTCGTCGCGCTATTGCGCGAACGAGGCATCTTGCTGTTCAGCGACGAGATCTTCCGGTTCATCGAACAATATCCGGCGGAACGCCTGCCCGGCGCGGTCGATCTGTACGAGCGCGCGATTTCGGTGGGCGGCCTCTCGAAGACGTTCGGTCTGCCCGGCGTTCGCGTGGGCTGGGCCGTATCGCGCGAGCGGGATCTGCTCACGCGCATGGCGCGCCTCAAAGACTACCTGAGCCTTTGCAACGGAGCCACAGACGAGTTCCTCGCCGGCATCGCGCTTCGCAACCGGCACGAACTGCACGGACGAAGCCTCGAGCTCGTCGTGTCAAATCTTCGTCTCCTCGACGCGTTCTTGGAACGCCACGGCGATCTGTTCCGATGGCAGCGGCCGCGCGCGAGCACAGTGGGTCTTGTGCGATATCAGGGCGCTTCGGGCACCGCGAAATTCTGCGACGACGTGGTCCGAGAAAGCGGCGTGCTTTTGTTGCCGAGCGCCGAGCTTGAATTCGGCGACGCGCACTTCCGCGTGGGATTCGGCCGTCGAGACATGCCTGCCGCCGTCAGTCGCTTCGAGGAGTATCTCAAGCCGGGCCGGGCGGCGGCGCTTGCAAGCAACTAA
- a CDS encoding VOC family protein, with protein MPNSFHGFDHIDVRVKSLPAVESFYDAFLPEIGLPRKRRSHVDAGGEWLEASDERPYNVAEYYEEVEPGKASFFIGIIEDPDMRPTKTRIAFRVASRTELDRMHERLHELGAKRIELSEDMASYPAVFFEDAVGTNLELCARHTPADGF; from the coding sequence ATGCCCAACTCCTTCCATGGATTCGACCATATCGATGTCCGGGTGAAATCGCTTCCCGCGGTCGAATCGTTTTACGACGCGTTTCTTCCGGAGATCGGTCTGCCTCGCAAACGCCGGTCGCACGTCGATGCCGGCGGCGAGTGGCTTGAGGCAAGCGACGAACGCCCATACAACGTGGCGGAATACTACGAGGAAGTCGAACCCGGAAAGGCGTCGTTCTTCATCGGGATCATCGAAGATCCGGACATGCGGCCGACGAAGACGCGCATCGCTTTTCGGGTTGCGTCGCGGACCGAACTCGATCGCATGCACGAACGCCTGCACGAGTTAGGCGCAAAGCGCATCGAGCTCTCCGAAGACATGGCGAGCTATCCAGCCGTGTTCTTCGAAGACGCCGTCGGCACGAATCTCGAACTCTGCGCGCGGCACACGCCGGCGGACGGTTTTTGA
- a CDS encoding DUF1203 domain-containing protein, with product MRKNRIAGRIALRYTADMKSLTIIAMPTSHAQKVRSLLHDEFGNELAPEISDGSGPCRHCLRYASAGDPLLLFSYRPFDKSAPYQEIGPVFIHANGCPRFPSDGGFPEDFSRRPLILRPYDASDKIHDSQVFAEAGGAESAALALLADPAVAYVHARSSTRGCFMFRIERAGAGTS from the coding sequence GTGCGCAAGAACCGGATAGCCGGCCGGATTGCGCTGCGCTACACTGCAGACATGAAATCACTGACCATCATCGCGATGCCCACGTCGCACGCGCAAAAAGTGCGCTCCCTGCTGCACGACGAATTCGGCAACGAGCTAGCGCCCGAGATCTCGGACGGCAGCGGTCCGTGCCGCCATTGCCTGCGCTATGCAAGCGCCGGCGACCCGCTCCTGCTCTTCTCGTATAGGCCGTTCGACAAGTCAGCGCCGTATCAAGAAATTGGACCTGTCTTCATCCACGCGAACGGCTGCCCGCGCTTTCCGAGCGACGGCGGTTTCCCTGAAGATTTCAGCCGGCGGCCGTTGATTCTGCGGCCTTACGATGCGAGCGACAAGATCCACGACTCGCAGGTATTCGCCGAGGCCGGGGGCGCAGAAAGCGCAGCGCTCGCGCTCCTCGCCGATCCGGCCGTTGCATACGTCCACGCGCGAAGCAGCACGCGAGGCTGCTTTATGTTCCGCATCGAGCGGGCCGGGGCCGGCACTTCCTAG
- a CDS encoding DUF899 family protein, translating to MPAKPSNRAKRVQALLKDEIALKDHAEKVAAKRRALPPGPIVKDYVFRDGSKSVKISQLFGRGQNELILYHFMYAPEDEKPCRMCNMWADGYNAIAQHVGDRAKIVLVAKAPAAKFKKWGKGRGWDNIRLLSSYGTTFNRDFNAEDTDGDQAPTISVFTRDKKGVIRHFYQKFAMMNEKNFRGLDLLSPVWNLLDLLPSGREEWYPSYSYR from the coding sequence ATGCCCGCCAAGCCGTCCAACCGCGCGAAACGCGTTCAGGCGCTGCTGAAAGATGAAATCGCGCTCAAGGATCACGCCGAGAAGGTCGCTGCCAAGCGCCGCGCGTTACCGCCCGGCCCGATCGTGAAAGATTACGTGTTCCGCGATGGATCCAAATCGGTGAAGATTTCACAACTCTTCGGGCGCGGCCAGAACGAATTGATTCTGTATCACTTCATGTATGCGCCCGAAGACGAAAAACCGTGCCGGATGTGCAACATGTGGGCCGACGGGTACAACGCCATCGCGCAACACGTCGGCGATCGCGCGAAGATCGTTTTAGTCGCCAAAGCGCCGGCTGCGAAATTCAAGAAATGGGGCAAAGGCCGAGGCTGGGACAACATCCGGCTGCTTTCGAGCTATGGCACGACGTTCAACCGAGATTTCAATGCCGAAGACACAGACGGTGACCAAGCGCCCACGATCAGCGTCTTCACTCGCGACAAGAAGGGCGTGATCCGTCACTTCTATCAAAAATTCGCGATGATGAATGAGAAGAACTTCCGGGGCCTCGATCTGCTGTCGCCGGTTTGGAACCTCCTCGACCTGTTGCCGAGCGGGCGAGAAGAGTGGTATCCGAGCTATTCCTATCGCTAG
- a CDS encoding MaoC family dehydratase, producing the protein MTDRYFEDFAVGDTFDTASILVSEADIVDFARVFDPQPWHLDAEAAMSSPFKGLVASGWHTTAVTMRLFVESGVLRATGILGLGVDDLRWLKPVRPGTTLRVRGEVQALDPPAPGRRAGTMRVALTTLDQDDEAVQTEVAILRVRIRDKR; encoded by the coding sequence ATGACGGACCGCTATTTCGAAGACTTTGCCGTAGGCGACACGTTTGACACCGCAAGCATTCTGGTGAGCGAAGCCGACATCGTCGACTTCGCGCGAGTCTTCGATCCGCAGCCTTGGCATCTCGATGCGGAAGCGGCCATGAGTAGCCCGTTCAAGGGCTTGGTCGCAAGCGGTTGGCACACGACCGCCGTCACCATGCGTCTCTTCGTCGAAAGCGGAGTCTTGCGCGCGACCGGAATCCTCGGTCTCGGCGTAGACGATCTCAGGTGGCTTAAGCCGGTGCGTCCCGGGACGACACTGCGGGTCCGGGGAGAAGTACAGGCGCTCGATCCGCCCGCGCCGGGCCGGCGCGCCGGCACCATGCGCGTCGCGCTCACGACGCTGGACCAAGACGACGAGGCCGTGCAAACCGAAGTCGCGATTCTACGCGTGCGCATACGCGACAAGAGATGA
- a CDS encoding DUF5916 domain-containing protein codes for MLVPSYRINVGFGWEAPFDPPYSLIQLVDKRLPGGYHLAVGTRCALAISILAVWMALACAPAMAEPFKLADVPVVTTLPKVDGTLGDPAWQHAAKATLAWDFNHNRAASQPTEVYVLASAADLYVAFVAHQTETLTATQRTNDVPMPGDDVVRVYFWPAGTGGFEYGFISNPAGTRYEFSGENNNFAPHWTSVATRTADGYIVTMRIPLNAMRASAGTWLVQFDRRVHETNELFEWAHGASQNATDDVRFAGEVRSPASVTGAARTKPRIAVYALGQAGAASAGGSTSRTGVDLALPVTPTASLVATFHPDFSNVELDQQTISPTAFARQFQEVRPFFTQGGNEFNSFDCNSCFVNISLYTPGIPTPSRGYALEGRQDLLRFSMLDAVNAGRQDVAGVLGYSNAAHTIGEEYQRVSLYEPGFVDDVNNFQIRGNNGKNGFWYGTYGMDSGTNVTDPGQGLWREFGVGTSSNVESTGVFAAVRDIGSQYDPADGLNQHPGVAGYAVFGEKEWRGGPDSPVQSTIFTYNVDRYHGAPFGGLNQADTGPSLTVTTKTQFTYSAFVGDSYLVLNDGNSYDFNQNGGSVAYGENTNSPSSIAYFKGRFAAGSLTSLFQSAATRIDRLGVLSLEGDVTHFTPDAGGGVDTQWLERASYTYQFNPDESFSIGARRIIGIAPPIDASPSFVDARNVTAAYYKRFGHYELYAVYGDPSQLSTRPAFVLKLVTYIGAEKGT; via the coding sequence ATGTTGGTTCCATCGTACCGCATCAACGTTGGATTTGGCTGGGAGGCGCCGTTTGACCCGCCGTATTCACTTATACAATTAGTTGACAAGCGCTTGCCGGGCGGCTATCATCTAGCGGTGGGTACACGCTGCGCGCTCGCCATTTCGATCCTCGCGGTGTGGATGGCGCTTGCATGCGCTCCTGCGATGGCAGAGCCGTTCAAATTGGCCGACGTTCCGGTGGTGACGACGTTGCCAAAGGTCGACGGCACGCTTGGCGACCCGGCGTGGCAACATGCAGCGAAGGCGACGCTTGCGTGGGATTTCAATCATAACCGTGCCGCGAGCCAACCTACCGAAGTATACGTGCTCGCAAGCGCCGCGGATTTGTACGTGGCTTTTGTCGCTCATCAGACCGAAACGTTGACAGCCACGCAACGGACGAACGACGTTCCCATGCCCGGCGACGACGTCGTGCGTGTATACTTCTGGCCCGCCGGCACCGGCGGATTCGAATACGGATTCATCTCAAATCCAGCGGGCACGCGATACGAATTCTCCGGCGAGAACAACAACTTCGCCCCGCACTGGACGTCGGTCGCCACACGCACGGCGGACGGCTACATCGTCACCATGCGCATTCCGTTGAATGCGATGCGCGCATCGGCCGGAACCTGGCTCGTCCAATTCGACCGTCGCGTGCACGAGACCAACGAGCTGTTCGAGTGGGCGCACGGCGCGTCGCAAAACGCGACGGACGATGTGCGCTTTGCCGGAGAAGTGCGCAGTCCCGCGAGCGTGACGGGCGCTGCGCGCACCAAACCGCGCATCGCCGTCTACGCGCTTGGGCAGGCCGGTGCGGCAAGTGCGGGCGGGTCGACGTCTCGGACCGGCGTGGATCTCGCGTTGCCGGTCACTCCGACCGCGTCGCTTGTCGCCACCTTCCATCCGGATTTCTCCAACGTCGAACTCGACCAGCAGACGATTTCGCCCACCGCGTTCGCGCGCCAGTTCCAAGAAGTCCGTCCATTTTTCACCCAAGGCGGAAACGAGTTCAACAGCTTCGATTGCAATAGTTGTTTCGTGAACATCTCCTTGTACACTCCCGGCATACCAACACCGTCTCGAGGCTATGCACTGGAGGGACGTCAGGACCTCTTGCGGTTCTCGATGTTGGACGCCGTGAACGCGGGCCGGCAAGACGTGGCCGGCGTGCTCGGATATTCGAATGCCGCGCACACGATCGGTGAAGAATATCAGCGGGTCTCTCTCTACGAACCCGGATTCGTCGACGATGTGAACAATTTTCAAATACGCGGCAACAATGGGAAGAACGGTTTCTGGTACGGCACGTATGGGATGGACAGCGGCACGAATGTCACCGACCCGGGGCAAGGTCTCTGGCGCGAATTCGGCGTTGGCACTTCGTCCAACGTCGAGAGCACCGGCGTGTTCGCGGCCGTTCGCGACATCGGGTCGCAGTACGATCCCGCAGACGGTCTGAACCAGCATCCCGGCGTCGCCGGGTACGCGGTCTTCGGTGAGAAGGAGTGGCGGGGAGGGCCCGATTCGCCCGTCCAATCCACCATATTCACCTACAACGTCGATCGCTATCACGGCGCGCCTTTCGGCGGGCTCAACCAAGCGGATACGGGTCCGAGTCTCACCGTGACGACGAAGACGCAGTTCACGTACAGCGCATTCGTCGGAGACTCGTACCTCGTGCTCAACGACGGCAACAGCTACGACTTCAACCAGAACGGCGGCAGCGTTGCGTACGGTGAGAACACGAATTCGCCTTCGTCAATCGCGTACTTCAAAGGACGCTTCGCGGCCGGATCGTTGACATCGCTCTTCCAATCGGCTGCCACGCGCATCGACAGACTTGGTGTCCTGAGTCTAGAGGGCGACGTGACGCACTTCACGCCTGACGCGGGCGGCGGCGTCGACACGCAGTGGCTGGAACGCGCGAGCTATACCTATCAGTTCAATCCCGATGAATCGTTTTCGATCGGAGCGCGCCGCATCATCGGCATCGCCCCGCCGATCGACGCAAGCCCGTCGTTCGTCGACGCGCGAAACGTCACGGCCGCGTACTACAAGCGCTTCGGCCACTACGAGCTGTACGCGGTCTACGGTGATCCAAGTCAATTGAGCACGAGACCGGCTTTCGTGCTCAAGCTCGTCACGTATATCGGCGCGGAAAAGGGCACGTAG